Below is a genomic region from Hydrogenimonas thermophila.
AGTAATAAGAGACTCTACTACTCTTGAGTAAATATTTCTTTTGATAGCTTCTAAATTTTTCTCATAAGCTAATTGTTCTCTTTCATCATAAGATTGTCTCCTCATTCTTTCCTTATCAAAAAATTCTCCAAGTAACTTATGATTTTTTATTTCATGAATTAAATCAGGTATTGTTATAGCAGAGTCCATTTTTGAAAGTTCAATTTTTAAACTATTTATCTTTTCTATCACTTTTTCTCTAATCTTAGGATTTTCTATACCTTTTAATTTTTTTTCATTTTCTAAAATTTCATTTTGATAATACTCTTTTAATTCGTTATTTTCATTTTCTAAAATTTTATTTTGAATCGTTTCAACTATAATTCTTCGAAAAAGTTGAAGCTCATGTTGGTATGTTAAAAGAGAACCAAGCCTTGCTGCTTCACTTCTACTATCAGAAAAAATTAAAAGTCTTCTTCCCTGAGCTGGTAAAAATCTATTAATCTCTTTATCTATTTTAGGCATATTAACAAGCATTGTTTCAGCAACTAAAGGAAGTAAAAACTGATCACTCAAACCGATAGGAATAAAATTATCATTAGAACACGTTGGACAGACTGAATGAATATAAAATTTGTTATTATAGTCATGTTCAGAGCATTCTTTTCCATCTTTGTTTATATAAATTGATTTTGAAGACTCTTTAAAACTTAAAAAATAGCTATCTTCATTATCAAACTCATTTGATATAAACCTTTTAAGATGTAGTTGATCTTTATCATCAAATTTTCCATAAAAAAAGTGTTCACCACATTCAGAACATTTTACAAGATTTAAAGTAGGTCTCTTGCAAGTTGTACAGTTATAAAAAATCCCATGATGAATTTTTCCTATTCCTTCAATCTTTGAATCTGGACATTTTGGATTGGAACATATAGAAAAACCTTGTAAGCTTCTAACTTGTAAATGTAACTTGTGAGGGAGTAGCGGAAGTTCATTATCATTTTGTCTTGCTTTTGCTCCAATTGTAAAAATATTTAAAAGAGTTTGAGAATCAATAGAGTCAGAAATAATTCTTTGCAGTTTATTAAATTCAATAATATCAATATCATTTTCTTCTTCTGGTTTTGACAATATTTTTAAAATTTTAGGAAATATTTTGTAGTTTTTAAATTTATTATATAAATCAAGATTATTTTTTGTTATTAAATTTGAAATGTCTTTAAAATCTTCTATTTCATTATCAACATTTATATCTTTATCAATTTCTTTAAACTCTTTTTCACCACGAACATTTATAATTTTGTATTTACTTTTATTAAAAAATTTACTAAAGAAATCTTGTTGCTCTTCTTTATTATCTGAAATTGTTGCTGTTGTAGCAATATATAAAACCTTTGAATTATTAATTTTTGCTTTTGTAATCACTCTTCTTAGTAAAAGTGAAACTTCTGCGGCAAGAGTTCCAGTATATAGATGAGCTTCATCTACAATTATAGTTCTTAGTGCATTGCCTATTAAAGGATAATCATTTGGTCTTGCTAATATATATTCAAGCATAGAATAATTCGTAATCATTATATCTGGAGGATTTTTCCAAGCTTCCTCTCTTGTTTTTACAAAGCATTTATCATTAAATTCATCTGTTGCATATTTTTCTTTTTTTGGTGTTTCACTATTGTAAAAAAACATTCTAATTTTTGATTGCCCTTTTAGATATGAAAACAGTCTTTTATTTTGATCTGCAACTAAAGCATTCATTGGATATAAAATAATTACTCTTACACCTGTTTCTCCCTTTCTTCTTGGGTTTGATATTAAATCATTAAGCATTGGTAGTAAAAAGGATTCTGTCTTTCCTGAACCAGTCGGTGCAGTAATAACAATAGCTGGTTTGTTATTTTCATCCATATCACTTACAATCTTTAAAGTCTCATATTGATGTTTATATGGATAAAAATTAGGATCAAAGATTTTATTTAAGTCAAGAAGTTTCAAGAATTTTTTATTCAAAAATGGTATATTGTTTAAAGTTTGAGTATGCTTTTTTGCAGGGAATGCACCCTCAACTAAAATTTCTGAAATTAATCCATCCTCTGATTTTATAACTTCATTTAATTTATTTTGCAATTCACTATCTCTAATATCTATACTACTTAAAGCAACTTCTTCTAGCCTTTCCCTTAAATTTTCTGCTAATTCTATAGCATTTAAATAGTCAGCCATTTAATCTCTCCAATGCTTTTTTTAAATAGTATTTTCCATTTATATAATGCATAGCAATTTTTAAACTATGTTCTTTAATCTCTTTTAAAGTTGTTATTCTAAATAAATTGTCAATAATCTCTTTAATAAATTTTTCATCCCTTTCACCATTTAACTCAACTCTCATAGATACTAGATAATTATAAAAATAATTTATCAATTTATTTGAGTTTGATGCTTGTAGAAGTTTAAATAATACAATTGGTGTATCAATCATAAAATTTTCTTTTCTATTAAGAACAATTTCATTAAGTATCTTAATAGATTTTTCGGTATCAAACTTAAATGAAAACAAAGTATGATCTATTAAGTTTTTATATTTTGAAAAGTTTAATTTAAGCATATCTCCATTTATATTTATTTGTTCACTATAAAATTCTGAAAAAAATTCTTTTAAATTAGTATCAATGCCTTTTCTTAGAAAATTTGTAAAAGAGTCTTTTGATAAAAATATATAATTTGACAATAATAAATTTTTTATTACTTCAAAGTTTCTATAATCATCAAAATTATTTAAAAACTTTGAATCATATGTACTATCTATTATATTATTTTCATGTATCAGTAGAGCAGAGATTAACTTATTATCAAATCTAAATTTATTATCTGTAAATTCTAAATCTTTAACCAAATATCTATGATATTGAAACTCTTGATCTAATAGTATTAATTTTGAATTTTGTGGAATATTTTTACGTATAAAAATTTCATTTAAATTTGTATCTGATAAAGATATATATTCATCAGAATTTTTATAATAAAAAATACTATTATTAAGAGTATAAAATTTATCACTTGAAATAAAAATTGTTTCTCCAAATCCATCTAAACTATTAAATTTAAATATTCTATTTGGTTTAATACTTTGATAAAAGTTTGATTTACTTTTAACATAAAACTTTTCACTTTTACTAAAATCGCTTAAATAGTACTTATATTCAAGAATATCATATTTAGTCAGAAAAGATGATCTATCTACAATCTCACACTCATATCTTCTATCAGTAAAAACTTTAAAAAGCTGATATTTTTTATATTTATTATAATTTTCAATGAAATTGCAATTTAAAACTTTTTTAAATACTCTGCCTTTATATTTTAAAAATATTGTATGTTTTGGAAATACAACCATTTCCGGATGTAGTTTTACTTTAATTGTATTATTTTGAATATCACTAAAATCAGCATAACCAACAGAGTATGACCACTTTATTACTTTACATTCATCTGGCAAATCTGATAACGATATTTCTTCTGTATCAGAATTGAAATGCATTACTTTTAGTTCAAATATATACTCTTTATCAATAACAAATGAGTCAAATGAGTAATCTGTTTTAGCACAAGTATATAATACTAAATTATCAATAAAATCAGGTTTTTCAATATATGTTTTAAAATTTAACTCAAATAATACTTCATTATCATATATTATTTTACAGTCATCTTTATATCCTACAAATGGAACTAAAGTAGCATACCCTTCAAAATATTCTCTTTGATTATCTATATTAAAATTGCAGTCCAAATCTGAATCAATTAAAATGTGATATTTTTTAGAAGCATTTAATTTTTTAAATATATTTTGACAAATATTACCATCTTCATCAAATAAAATCATCTGTTCACTAAAATCAAATAGTGTAATCTCTGTAGCATATACTACATCACTATCTTCATTTCTAACTTCCAAATCTATCTGATTAATTTTGGGATTTGAAATTATAATTGGAGATTCTAGTATTAATTCTTTTGAATTGTTTGCAATTAAAATACCTTTATATTCATCATCAATATAAATTTCATATCTAAAACCACTCAAATTAAGTGAATAGAGATCTTGTGCATTAATAGTAAAATTAAGACCATCATATGAATAATTAATCTTTTCAAGATAAAAGATTGGCAAATCTTCATCTTGTGTTATCATCAATTGCTTTTTAACTCTTTGTTTAGCTGCTTTTAATAACTCATCTAAATTTAGATGTTTAAACCAGATATTTTGATTTAAAATATTTTTGACTTGCTCTTTTGATAAAATATTATCTCTATATCTTCTTAAAACTCTCCATCCATCACTAAACTCTTTTGAAAAATTTAGTGAATCTACATTTAAAAGTTCTGAAATTACTATAAGCAGATTATAATTTGAGAGCCATAACTTTAAATTATCAATACTATTATTTAATAGTCCAATTTGTAATAATATTGTATTTCTAAGATATTGATGCTCATCTCTGTTTTCAAAATCATTTCTTAGATTAAACTCTTTTGTTGCTAATTCTATAGATTCTTTTAAAAAATTATTTGGATTTTTTCTCGATATAAAATAAGTATCAAGAAAAAAAGTAGTTGTTCTTGCATATTTTTCTAAATCTTCAATAATTATATTCCAAAGTGAAGAATAACTTAACTTATGTTTTAACCTATATGTTACATAAATCAAAAATATTAATCCTACAAATGCTTTCCTATTTTGTGATAATTTTTCAGGTCTTTCTCTAAAATGAAACAAAATTTCTTCAATAAAATCAATATCATTTTCACTTAAATTTAATTCTATAATAGATTTAGTATTTTTGTTCTCATAAAAAAAATCAACAATCCTACTAACAACCTCATTATTATATTTCTTTAAAATTTCTTGTTTATTTATCATTTTACACCTCTCGCAAACTCCTCATCAATGAAGATCTCACAATACTCTTCACCATCTTGTACGATTATAATATTTTGACCCGTTGGAAGATAGATCGCTCTTTTCAATGTATTTCCTAAATTTAAAATAAACTGTAAATATCATATAAATAATCTATTTAATTGTTTATTAACTAATAGTAATTAATTTTTGATAAAAACAATGTTAAGTAAAAGTCACTTTATAATTCACACCAATCTTATAAAATGAAAGATTTTTATATCTATTAAATATTATTTAAATATTTAATAGATATACTATAGATATATGTTTAATATATCTTAGATAAAGGGTTATCTTGATTCTAACACTCTCACATCAAAAAGGTGGCGTAGGAAAATCTACAATAGCTTGGAATCTTGCTTTTGAGCTTAGCAAGAATATTGATGTAAAAGTTATTGACCTTGATATTCAACAATCTTTGAGTGTTGCAAATGATATAAGGGTTAATAGTGGTTTGCCAAGTATGCCAATTGAAAAAATTGAATCACCTGATAGGCTTACTAAACTTATTCAAAATGATACAGATGATCAGTTAATTATTATCGATTCAGGAGGTTTTGACAGCTCTTTTAACCGTATAGCTATCGTTGCATCTGATATGATCATAACACCTATTTCAGATAAACCTTTTGATCTTATGGGATTAAAAAAGTATGAAGAGATACTGCAAACTCTATCAGATATACAAAAAGAGACTATACAGTCTCATGTAATATTTAATAGCATCAATCCATCAATGAGAAGATTTGAAGAATTAATAGAATTTGTAGAGAGTTCCAAACATTTCAAACCATTAAAAACAATACTGCGTCAAAGAGTTGATTATGCAAACTCCATAGGCTCTGGTAAAACTGTATGCGAATACAAGCCAGCATCAAAAGCTGCTCAAGAAATACTTGCTCTTGCCAAAGAAGTAAAAGAGCTATTGAATATATTTTAAATATCAAAAAGATATACTATAGATATATAAAGGATATGTTATGGCAAAAAAAGATTTTTTAAAAAATATCGATCAAGTAACATCTTCAGCTGCTCTAGATGAGCAAAAGAAGTCTTTAGAAAAACCTCAAAAGAAGAAAAAACTAATCTCATTACCAGTTGAGTGGGAAGAGAAAATCAAAGCATATTATGGTGGTTCAGTAAATTCTTATATTCTTATAGCTATTCAAGAGAGGATGCAAAAGGATGGGCTTTTGTAAAGATAAAAAATAGTGTTACATTGTAACGATATATTAAATCAGTTGTTTATGGAAACGATAATGCCAGGTCGGAAAATCCAACCTTTTAACATCAATAAACTTATGTTACTATTATTAGAAACAAAAGCACTATAACTAACAACATTATAGGGTTTAGTCTCGGCAAAAAAAAGCCCGTGGGAGCTACCCACAGGCTTTGCCGGGCCATTAACCCCATAAGGTTGTTAGTCAATATAATTATATCATTTTTCAAAGTCTTTTTCATCCTACAACTATGAAAAGTAACTATTAGAAAAAACTGTAAAGTAAAAACATAATTAGTGTGTTTTTTGCTATATGACTTTACAAAAGTGGATTGCTATGACAGCCGACAAGATCAAAACAAATGTTTACCTTGATAAAGAACTCAAAGAAGAATGATCTGTTAACCCTTTTTTAGGCTTTAGATAGCTTTAAAGATATATTAATCAAGCTTTAAAATAGTCCCTAAATGATCTTTTGCCTTTTTTATACTCATTATGTCCAATATGGTACATAATGCCTAAAATTGTAAAGATGGTTAATGGCAAAAAACCTAATATATCCTGCATTTCCAATCCTTTTTTAATATCAACAATTCTATACAATTAAAGGTCACAATGACCCTCTTTTTTGTTTTTATCGTCAATGCTTTTGCCAATCGCTAAAATTGAACCAATTAAAGCAATTATCCCTAAAATAATATTTGCTTCCATTACATTCTCCTTTGGAATATAACAGCTACCTTGCACTATTTGAATATCTTGACAATCCATTCTCATAGCGATATTTTCCAATTGCTATGATTGCAACGATTAGTGTAAAAGTTCCAAGTATTAAATTAAACACTTTTTAGCCTTTCTTTTTTATCTAATATAAGCTCCAGCCAATGTCCTATTGTACCAAAAAGTAGTACATTCATTGATAAGGTATTGTAAATTAAATACTGATAAATACCAGCTCTCAAGATATGATACTAATTACAAAAGTCTACTAAGAAAAAATGAAATTTTAACTAATTGACTACAACTATAAAAGATAATATAATAACAATAACTACTAAGAAGGTAAAAAATGGAAGAGATAAAAGCGCTGTTATTACTTATTTTTGCAATAGGTTTGCTATATGGTTCAATGCAAAAAAAGCATAAAAGAGGTAATAAAAAAATAGAAAATACTCTCCATTAAACTACCTGTTCACTACTTTAGTTTTCCCTTCCAAACGTTTTTAATACGCTTTTTATGCTGCAATCTATCTATACAGATAATAGAACATACAACCACACCAAAAACTGCTATACCTATAACTATTTCAGAAACTGTCATTGGCTAATTTACCTAACTATTAAGTCCAATAAATGAGCCTATGCCAAGTCCTGTTAAAATAATTGCAGTAAACCATTTAATTGGATCCTTATTAACTGCATTTTCGAACCATTCTATAAATTTCATTACAGATTCAACCATTTTTCTTTCCAAATAGCTTATGGACTTTTTTAATTACTCTTCTACTAAGTTATTAACATACTCATCTATTATTACATTTGCATTATTACCCACAGATAATAGACAATAACTTGGTGCCCAAAAGTATGACTTATCGAAGTAATACTTTTTTACATCTTCTTTAAACTCTTTTCTAATAAGCCTACTGCTTACCGTTTTAAAATTGTTTACAAGCTTTGAGAGTTGTACCTGCGGTTGTGTTTCAAATGCTATATGTACATAGTTAGGTTTAAACTCAATATTGGTAATTTCACACTTCCAAGCCTCTTCAAATATCTCTTTTGCGATTTCCTGCAATCTTTTTGCAATCTCTTCATTGATTACATCTCTTTTAAACTTAGAAACTACAACTAAATGATACTTTAGTCTAAATATAGCGTGTCTATTCTTTTTATATAGGGTTTTATCCATTCTTTTACCTTCTTGACAACTGATACTTAGTTGTATTACAATACAACAGAAAGAGATAAAAGTCAATAGACAAAAAGGAGCATAAGATGGCAAACATTATCTATAGAACCAATGGATATGTTGTAGAGTTTGAGATTAGTGAGCCAATCTCTTACAATAAAAGCGAAAGATTTCAAGGTATGTATAAAATGCTAAAGAGTCTTGGCAAGACTGAAATCATCTCTCCAAAACTTGCACAAGCTCTTGAAGATGCAGGTTTGCTTGATCAGTTCCTTTTTGACTTGGAGAGATTTAGTAATGGCGATTGTGACTGTTTCTATATCATTAATGACGAGCATCAAAGAAAAAGAGTTATCGATCTTGAAAGTGATGAAAAGTTTGAAGTGTATGCTCAAAATAAATTTGGATATGTACTTAGAAATGAAGATGGCCCACAAGCGTTTGTAGATAAAGATATGTTTAGAAAGTGTTTTGCAGTTTTGAAAGGTTAAATTGCAATTTTGATATTTTTTTATATCAAATTGCAATGAATATACTAAAATAGAAAAATCTAAGCAAAGGATGGTCAATGACAATTATTAAAGCAGTTTACAACTATTGCGACTATTTTTACAGTTTTGAACTTAAGAGTAATATAGACAATTGTAACGGTGATCTGAATAGAATGTTGGCATTTAGAGAAATCGGCGAACTAAAGCTAACTGATCTATCAAAAGAGTTCGTGGACTCATTAATAAAAGATGGAATCTTAATCCACTTTACTCAAGACTTAGAGAGATTGAGAAATGGTACTAATGACTCTTTCTATTTAATAAATCAGTATAAAAAGGTAGTAGTAGATAGAAATACAGGTGAAGAGTATATTGTATATGCATCTAACAATAGAGCTCACGTACTTTGTAGAAAAAAGGATAATGCATACGAAACTATAGTAACACCGCTAGTTTTAGCTTTAAACTATAAGGATCCTAATGAAAAAGTGCAAAAGATTGATTATGAATACTACCAGAATATGATAGATTTTTATGACTAAAAGTACTTATCTAGCCACTTTTTAAAAGCGCTATCATCTTGATGCAAATCAGCAAAAAGGATAAAAGCCAGAACCGCTACAAACATAGCTGATGCTTTGTACTCTTGCATAGAATACATTCCGGTAATGAGTAGCACCAGGACAAAAACAAAAAGGTATTTTATGTACTTTTCCATTTTATCTCTTTCTTTTGGTAAATTTAGAACTTAGTCTTTTTTATGCAATAGTCGATAAAGCTCACTATTTGGGTTATCTTTTTCGGTGAAATAGTAAGCAAATCCGGCGAATATCAAGCCTGTAATGATTTTTATCATTTTTACTTCCATATATTTGTACAAAAATTTGAAAAACAACATCAATATTTAATGATTTTTTCTTCTACTTCCCTGATATTGTAGCAAAAATTTAATAATTTTAAACTGCTTTTTAGCTTAATAATCAAGCATATTAATAATACATTGACTACGACATAATGATGGCAAAAGGATGAGTAATTGAAGAGATAAAGGCATTAATTTTACTTATTTTGTAGATCATTATAGCACTTTTATATAAAGCCTTTGAGCTTTAAAAATGCTATTAAAACTCAAAGGCAAAATTGTCAGTCTATATTATTTAACCTAATTCTTCCCAATATGAGAAATCTTCACTCTTTATATGTATAGAGTGTGATATATGCTTACAAGAAGTTATATCAACTGCAAACAAAGCTTTCTGACCATTATTATCCATATTAAAAGCTGTATAATCATTATAAAAAGCTACACAAAATGACTCCCAGCTCATCAATGGATTATTAGGTAGCTCTTTTGCTACAAAGCCGGCTGGTGTAATTTTTTTTATTATGAAATTTACAATATCATACGATTTGTCCAATAGTTCATCTGCAAGCTCTTTATTATCATCATCAATGGCTTCATCAAATTTTTGTCCAAGCACCTTAAGTTGATGCAACTCATCTTTAACACATTCAATAGTTATCGACTTAACTATTTTCTTAATTTCAGTTTGTGTCATATTCCAATCC
It encodes:
- a CDS encoding ParA family protein; this encodes MILTLSHQKGGVGKSTIAWNLAFELSKNIDVKVIDLDIQQSLSVANDIRVNSGLPSMPIEKIESPDRLTKLIQNDTDDQLIIIDSGGFDSSFNRIAIVASDMIITPISDKPFDLMGLKKYEEILQTLSDIQKETIQSHVIFNSINPSMRRFEELIEFVESSKHFKPLKTILRQRVDYANSIGSGKTVCEYKPASKAAQEILALAKEVKELLNIF
- the tnpA gene encoding IS200/IS605 family transposase yields the protein MDKTLYKKNRHAIFRLKYHLVVVSKFKRDVINEEIAKRLQEIAKEIFEEAWKCEITNIEFKPNYVHIAFETQPQVQLSKLVNNFKTVSSRLIRKEFKEDVKKYYFDKSYFWAPSYCLLSVGNNANVIIDEYVNNLVEE